The Enhydrobacter sp. sequence GCCCACGCCCAGCAGCAGCAGCCGGCCGGTCTTTTCCTGACCCAGCACGGTCAATGACTGACCCTTGGCGCCGGTGAAACGGCTTGCCGCGATGGCCCGTCCGAGAGCGCCGCCCGCCTGCTGATCGAGCGTCTTTGCCGTCGCCAGGAGCTGCCTTTCGGCCGCGACGAAGACAGCGACATTGCCGGAGAAGGCCTTGGGAAAGGCCGAAAATTCCACTTTCATTCAGTTTCCTCGCATTCTGGCCGATTTTTCGCCCCTGCGACCGGACGGCGCAAGCCGCGAATAGTACCCCTTCTGGCGGGCGATTCGGGGCTGGCGTCGCGGCGCGCGCGACAGTATCAGTACCGGCCCTCGAACTGGGAATGGAAATGACCTCAGCCTCTCTGCCTCGTGTTTCGGTCATCGGCCTTGGCAAGCTCGGCGCGCCACTCGCGGCGGTCCTGGCCAGCCGCGGTTTCACGGTCATCGGCCTCGACGTCAACAAGACGTTCGTGGATGCCATGAATGCCGGCAAGATGCCGATCGTCGAGCCGCAGCTCAACGAGCTGATCGCCGCCAACAGGGAGCGGCTGTCCGCCACCATGGACGCCAACGAGATCGTGCAGAAGAGCGACGCCAGCTTCGTGATCGTGCCGACGCCGTCCGACAGCACCGGCTTCTTCTCCAACCGCTTCGTGCTGCAGGCGATGGAGACGCTCGGCAAGGCGCTGCGCAACAAGAAAGGCTACCATGTCGTGGTCATCACCAGCACGGTGATGCCTGGCACGACCGGCAGCGAGATCAAGGCGGCCCTGGAGGCGGCCTCCGGCCGCAAGGTCGGACCGGAGCTCGGCCTCTGCTACAATCCGGAGTTCATCGCGCTCGGCAGCGTGGTGCGCGACATGCTCTACCCCGACTCCATCCTGATCGGCGAGAGCGACGCCAAGGCGGGCGACATGCTGCAGACGATCTACCTACGGCTCTGCGAGAAGAAGCCGCCGGTGCAGCGGATGAACTTCGTCAATGCCGAGCTCACCAAGATCTCGGTGAACACCTACGTCACGACGAAGATCTCCTACGCCAACATGCTGGCCGACCTGTGCGACCGCCTGCCGGGCGCCGATGTCGACGTGGTCACCAAGGCCCTCGGCGCCGACAGCCGCATCGGGGCGAAGTACCTCAAAGGCGCCATGGGCTATGGCGGCCCCTGCTTCCCGCGCGACAACGTCGCGTTCGCGGCGCTCGCCCGCAAGATCGGTGCGCGCGCCGACGTTGCCGAGGCGACCGACCGGGTCAACAACCACCAGGTCGAGCGCGTCACCGGCCTCGTGGCGAAGTTCGCCAGGTCGGGCACCCGCATCGCCCTGCTCGGCCTTTCGTACAAGCCTCACACGCCGGTCGTCGAGGAAAGCCACAGCGTCAAGATCGCGGCCAAGCTCGCCGATGCCGGCTACGTCGTGACGGTGCACGATCCGCTGGCGCAGGATTCGGCGCTTGCCGTGCTGGGCGACAAGGTGGTCGAGGCTTCCTCGCTCGACAGCACGGTGCGCGACTGCGATCTCTTGATCGTCGCCACCGGCTGGCCCGACTACAAGGCGATCGATCCGGCCTGGTGCAAGCGTAACGGCCAGCGCCTCACCATCCTCGACCTCTGGCGGACCCTGCCGGCGGACAAGTTCGCCGATGTGGCGGACGTGCTCTACCTGGGGTCGGGTCGCATGTAGCCCGAACGGCGCCGTCAGATGGCGTGCCGCCCCCTGAAGCGCAGCACCTTGCCCTTCATCCCGGGCGCAAGGCGCGGGATGCCGGCCAGGACCTGACCGCAGAACGGGTTGATGTTGGCGCTCACGTAGTCGGTGAAGAGCGGCCAGAAGCGGTTGTAGATCACGTTCACGCCGATGAAGCGGCGAGGCAGACGGCGTGCCCTGGGCCGCGTCTCGTCCTCCAGCGATGCCGCCTGTCTCAACAATCTGCTCACGACCTTCAGGCGCTTCTCGTCGAGCGGCTGCGGATGGCGGCCCGTTCGCACCGGATCGCTGATGCCCTGGGTCGCAAGGCCGAACTCGAAGATGAACATGTCCGACCGCCGCAGCAGCTCGGCGAAAGGCCCGGCCTCGACTCCCGGCAGGTCGGTCGGCAGGCCCTCGCATTCGTCGGGCACCAGGATGGGGCCGGTGAAGCCCATGGCGCGCCAGGCGATCGCGAAATGGCGCAGGAAGTCGGCACGCGTGCCCACGAGCATCAGGGCGGAGTCGCGCGGATAGGTCAGCACCTGGTCGCAGACGAACGGCAGCGTGTGCGGCAGGTCGTAGGTCAGATCGTGGAACAGGTGCCACTCGACGTTGGTCGTCCGATAGGGCTCGGTCGCGGGCTGGATCGCGGCGCCCACCCCGGCGGCGAAGCGTTCGAAGGCGGTGTCCCTGTCGAGCCGGATCTCCTCGATCTCGAGGTCGGGCCATCCCCATGTCTCGGCCTGCGCCGGCAGATAGGGCGAGGACACATTCCAGAGGAAGCGGTCGTGGTCGTTCATCTTGGTCTGGCGGCCCTTGTTGTTCGCGGCGGCGACCCGGGTGTGGTCGCAGTGATAGCCGAAGACCTTGTCGATCAGCGTGTCGACCGAGCCGCGATAAAGCGCAAGCCGTGCCGCCAGGTTGGAATCGCAATGCCAGCCCAGCAGCATCTCCTCGTCGAAGCCATGGATCGCGAACATGTCCTCGCGGAGCACGGCCTGGAAGTCGCCCAGCGCGTCGTAGCGCATGGGCATGTGATTGAGGACGACCTGGTTGAGGTGAAAGCGCATCGACCAGTCGCGCAGCTTGGCGAGGTTTGCGGCCGGATCGCGGCGGTCGAAGGCGGCTTCCCAAAGCATCTCCGGCAGCTCGAACCGCGGCACCTGATAGAAGCCGTCGGGAACGGCCGCCAGGATGTCGCTCAACGACTCCTTCTCGTTGCGCGGCACCAGCAGCATGTCGGTGTTGGTGTAGAGGATCCAGCGATTGCGCGGATTGGAGCGCCGCAGCGCCACGTTGCGCGACTGGGCCTCCAGCGCGACCAGATGCGTGCGCGCCCTCAGGTGCACGTGCTGCTCCGGCCGGACGCGGAAGATGCGCATCACCTTCTTGGCCTTGTCGGTCAGCGTGTCCTGGATCGCCTCGGGAAAGGTCGGGTGATCGTCCGGCGTGTTGTAGTCGACGAACAGAAGCTCGTCGTCGGGATCCGACATCACCTCGGCGATGGCGTTGAAGCTGATCGCCGCCCGCTTGTGCAGGTTGTAGCCGTGGCTGTCGTTGCGGCCGTACAGAATGACGGAAAACATCGGTTCCTCGCTCGCCTGGGGCAGCTAAGCGCCGAGCCGGGCCAGCTCGTGGCGCGCCGCGGCATGCTCGATCATCGACGGGGGAGCCTTCTCGACGACTTCCCCGAATCGTCTCCGCGCCTCGTCCGGATCGGCCGGCAGCGCAAGCGCACCGAGCTGGAAAAGGGCCTCCGCCGCGCGGTCACCGTTGTCGGCCCGCGCAAGCACCGCCTCGGCCGACGGCGGCTCGACATAGAGCTCGAACAACGGGCCCGGCCAGGAGTCATGTCGGGACATGTTGCCCGGCATCGTCGGATGCCCGAGGCGGTGCCGCGCCGCCAGCCGGTAAAGCTGCCAGTACGGATCGCACGGCTCCTTCTCCAGGGCGCGCTCGAGCTCGGGCAGGGCCTGCTCGTAGTCGGCCAGACGCAGCGCCACGCAGGCCCGGGCCGACGCCCGCTCCTTCGGCAAAAGATCGAGCTGAAGGCGCCAGTCGGCATCGGCATCCTGCAGACGGTCGAGCGCCATGCGGGCGATGGCGCGGCCGCTCAGGAAATCCGTGTTCCTGGGCTGCACGGCGCACGCGCTGTCGAATGCGGCCGCCGCCCGCTCGAGCTGCCCCATCATCAGCAGCGCTTCGCCCTTGAGGGCCAGCACATCGGAAAGCCCCGGCTTCACCTTGAGGGCAGCCTCATAGTCGGCGAGCGCCGGAGCGGGCCGGCCTTCCACGAGAAAGGCGTTGCCGCGGGCGATGAGCGGAAGAACCCTTTGCTTCACGGACTGGATGACCGTCGTGTAGGCCGCGATTTCCGCCGTCGAGCGTCCCGCACGGCGCAGCACGAAGAACCGATCGGGCGCGCCCGGCCGCAGCTTCCGCTTCAGCTTGCGTCCCGCCTCGTACAGGGACATCGCCTTCTCCGGCTGCCCCAGCATGTCGTAG is a genomic window containing:
- a CDS encoding nucleotide sugar dehydrogenase: MTSASLPRVSVIGLGKLGAPLAAVLASRGFTVIGLDVNKTFVDAMNAGKMPIVEPQLNELIAANRERLSATMDANEIVQKSDASFVIVPTPSDSTGFFSNRFVLQAMETLGKALRNKKGYHVVVITSTVMPGTTGSEIKAALEAASGRKVGPELGLCYNPEFIALGSVVRDMLYPDSILIGESDAKAGDMLQTIYLRLCEKKPPVQRMNFVNAELTKISVNTYVTTKISYANMLADLCDRLPGADVDVVTKALGADSRIGAKYLKGAMGYGGPCFPRDNVAFAALARKIGARADVAEATDRVNNHQVERVTGLVAKFARSGTRIALLGLSYKPHTPVVEESHSVKIAAKLADAGYVVTVHDPLAQDSALAVLGDKVVEASSLDSTVRDCDLLIVATGWPDYKAIDPAWCKRNGQRLTILDLWRTLPADKFADVADVLYLGSGRM
- a CDS encoding tetratricopeptide repeat protein, which codes for MQVQALCPARPDWHGARAGWCLSEIGIVTRLSDKIAGAWRKSLDFLAGRRSTGNPRTKEEELFIRAHDLVRAGEFEEAAAALADATAIAPDLVAALETQGELYDMLGQPEKAMSLYEAGRKLKRKLRPGAPDRFFVLRRAGRSTAEIAAYTTVIQSVKQRVLPLIARGNAFLVEGRPAPALADYEAALKVKPGLSDVLALKGEALLMMGQLERAAAAFDSACAVQPRNTDFLSGRAIARMALDRLQDADADWRLQLDLLPKERASARACVALRLADYEQALPELERALEKEPCDPYWQLYRLAARHRLGHPTMPGNMSRHDSWPGPLFELYVEPPSAEAVLARADNGDRAAEALFQLGALALPADPDEARRRFGEVVEKAPPSMIEHAAARHELARLGA